From the genome of Maniola hyperantus chromosome 9, iAphHyp1.2, whole genome shotgun sequence:
CACTTCCCCTTCTTTCTCCGGGTATGCTGGACTGCTCTCGCGTGTCACTCGCGCTCCCGATGAACGCGTGCAGGTGACACCCCAGGGATACGTCAAGAAGCCCTCTTCTCCTTCGATCTCCTCTTCGTTTAGTTTCTCAAAGTGCTAGTGCGTCAGACTCTTACTTCCCCTGTTTGTTACTTTTCTAAGAAATTTCTATCTATTTTATACGAACTTTTgtacataataaatataaattatatgtatGCGTAAACGAATTATTAAACGACGGAAAcataaataatagttttactATACCTGAAGGTCAATATCTTCGTCGCTAATCTACTTCGCATAAACTTAATAATATAGGTGTACTAACACCTGCCTACTTCTTGGATTTTATGGCTAAGTACGGCAGATGGTATCTAATAGAGATTATCAAAACAGATGCAACATTACTTGCAATTATTTGTACctatattacttattacttataccagctacctataataataattacttaggtatgtaCTCTTGGAATAATGtgcttttaaataataattattatgaaagtttTTAAGCTTCACAAAGCACAAGCAATAACCAAAACATAGCGCATGGTAATACCTAACAATAGTCAACCATTTCAGTTTAAAATTAATGCTAAATGAAAAGTAATTAGCGCTTAATGCATCGGACCATGTCACGCACAGAATAGCGTGATGTAAAACAGTAATGAACCTGTTCGATAACGCGACATACATATACTGTTGAAATTGTACgtcaataaatttaataataaattagatgagtactaggtaggtattatataagCTTTTCCTCCAAAAGAAGGATAATGAAGGATGACGGAAACTAGCCCTAATATAGGAAGTAaggtgcgttgacacattgaccCCATGTCATTACAGAGAAAGCATCAAGACGGGAGCTCCAGCCGAAGTGGCTGACCAGTAAGCAGCGCATGGTATACCTATACCAGATAGTCCCTTTCATCGAGTTACACTGTTGTTCTGTTCGCCTGGCTGGGCCTTCATTATATGCAAAGGATcaatcagcctggctgttcagcgcaaaaatgcagccagtaccTATTCTTACCAACATTCCACGCGGACTTAATTAGTACAGAAATAGATTAgactataaattttatttttatattttcaattttaaaaaaaaggatcACATATACATGATGTTCCATTAATTACTAATTGTACCATTAATTTGGTACATGGATGAGGTCAGAAAAACAAATAACTGTAAAATGTATAATTTTGCCATCGAAAGTAAATTGAGGCGGAACAAGGTCGATTTGTCATGTTCCACTATCAAACGAATTGACCACAAACATTGACAATTCGAAATTACGTTAGATCATAGAAAATCGTCGGATTTCGTTCAGTGGACGGTTAAAAGCTAATGGCAAATGGGTACCTTTGGTGCTGACGATCGTACAATTTTATCggcatacctatataataagcTCTTCTTGAAGTTAAGCTAAAGTTAagttaagttatttatttaaaaccaaTTAATAAGAATGATAAAGGAATATAAAACTAGAAACAAGAAAATGGCACCTGTGGATATAGAAAAGGTACCCagatataagtaataaaaactcTATTAAAATATTCACAAAGTCACAAAGATATCGTTAAAGTGCAAAAAATCTTGACCATTACGTGTTCAATTGTAAGGAATGTGATTAATGAAGCAGCGATTAATTCAATTAACATTAATGTTCTCATTTAGCAAAACTACTGGGCTCAATCAACGAACCCGTGGTACGACTGGAATACAAACAAACCGACAAGCCGCAGTAAAAGCGAGGTCAGTAAGTTATTAAACGGAATGCTTTTAATCAAACTAAGCCTTCGTCGTTAAGTTCCAGTAAAAGAGATTAAAATATTCTTTGGATCACGTAATGCTTTAGTGCACGTTTACCAACACATTGCTAAGCATAGTGGACTGATAGATCATCTTACTGAATAAGTAAAAACGTCATACTTAACAATGGTAAAACCACTAAACCTTCAgttatttattagatttttgACATAAATAAGAAACATTTTAATTTCCGGGTTATATTTATAACGGCGGCGGATATTTTCGACATATTATATTCTTTCCTGAAAAGTTCTCGGCCTGACAATGAAAGACTGCTATTTTCaatgaataaatgattttatttttctacatgATCTTCCTGGACTTCAACACACTTGGTTCAGCGTTTCTCCACCATCAATATTCCATCCCTGAAACGAAAAACTGGAAAGGTGTGAAAGTATTCACCTACGACCATTTCAACTTCTTCATTGGACGCAAAGTACTTCCCAGAAATTAAATTCTTCAAGTTAGAAAAATAGGGGGAATGGCCAAGCAAATTGTAGCCCACATCCCGCAGTTTTCTCATCGCTAACGACCCTTGTGTGCAGGTGCGTTGTCTGGTGAAAGATGTTTTTTCTTCTTCAAGCCAGGTCTCTTCGCGCGAATTTTGGCATCCAGCTGATAAAGAAGGTTGGAGTAATATTCaccagtttttttttgtctttttattcagacacaagtaagcccttcactgcaatctcacctagttgCAAGTGATGATGCTAACCTGGAATTGCTCTGCCTTCTTCGTGGTAATCAATGCACAGGATCTCTttcgcattctaaaacaggccGACCACGACCTTTCCGGCAGATGCGATCGACTTTGCTTTCTTTGGCGCTGAAACACCGGATTCCGACCACTGCTTGGACTGCTGTTTCATTACTGGCGTGTAGTGTTTGACTCATGTCTCATCCATGGTGACAAATCGCCGCAAAATATCAGTCGGATCTTTATTGGATTGTTCCAAACATTGCTGCAAAAATCATTTGCACATTTGCTTTTGATCGGCATTCAGCAAATGCGGCACCTATTTTGCGCAGAGCTTTCGCATCCCTAATTCTTTGGGCAAGATGTTTCGCACCCTTTCTTCCGATATCCCCACAGCCTCAGCTATCTCACTCACCATCACTCGACTATCGTCCAATACGATATCATGCACTTTTTCTATGTTTTCCGGTGTGGTGGCAGTTTTTGGCCGTCCTTCACGTAGGTCATCTTCGAGGGACGTGTTTCATTTACCCGCTTTTTAACGGTTGCGGTGGAAGGAACATAGTATCCGTAACCTTTTGTCAACTTCGGATGAATTATCTTAGGGGTAAATCTATCCAAAACGAAGTGGTTTATGACATCCCGATTCATGTTTATTCATTTTAACGATAAACACGCGAGAGGTCTACTGAAAAAACTCGTGTAAACAAAATAGTTGAGAAAACAAGTTGAAACTTGTCATGCGAACTAATGACACGTGCACCCAGGCAGGGAACTTTATCCTGATTGGAACGCTATCTCTGTGTCACTCCAACTTTTCACCTTACacacataaataatatttatgaatACATATGATTAATTAGATACTTGCAAAAGCATATCAtagtttctttaaatatttaggATGTACTTTTTTATAAATGCTTTGGCAGGGCTTCCTACAAAGTCCTactatttaagtaagtacatcaTGCCGGTTATTATTTTAGGAAAAGCCATTCCGCCAAATCCCATTTTTCCAATCATTTCGCCAAGATCTTAGAGAGTACTTGTTGACCTCTACTCTACATGGTCTTCGCTACGTCGGGGAAAAGAGGCTAACGTGGTTTGAACGGTAAGTCGAAATCAttattaattatgtttattttttcttttaactaagtaagtataactaATCTTCTTAACCAACCTGCGGACAAATATAAAACGGATAACGTATATAAGAccacatagttcgaagaactCATAGACGTTGATTCTAATGTgcagaatagcgacctcgcactggaaagcgcagcgttggtagACTTCCCACTAGGTgcaaacgacatcaaacgagttgcagggagtctctggattcaggcggtgcaagatcaTGGGTTGTGGAGGtttttacaagagacctatgcccagcggAAAGCGTCtacctatcggttgatgacgacaACAATGCGGCGAAAGACACACAACACGCAACGGTAGCTCAATGCAGATGGTGACTGCACATCAGGACGTCGTCGCTTCATACTAAAGGCGCTTGTACAATTTGTGCATACAAAAAAGAGAAACTGTATAGCTATGAAGATTGAGTGGTGACTGTGTAGCTATGAATGGAGTGCACCgtggtatagtatgcgacaggtcgagatggcaataggggcatgaggcggggggaatttccgcacgcccgcacgtccGGGTCACCGgcgctattccgcaccggactagcgcgagggctgtgcggatctgcgggacgtccccactccgattgccatcggGGTGGGTACGCCCCATTGAGCGCAGCGAGGCAGCGGTAACACTTTACAATGTGACCGCTATAATATCCCCACAGAATACACCTTCTTCTAACATCGATAATATTATTGAATACCTATTACTCCGTACGCGGCGGGtcaagatggtaatcggggagggaacgccccgcacacccgcacagccctcgcgctaccccggtgcgggcaagcgcgggcgacgtgccggtgtgcggggcgtccccccgtctcataccccgattgccatctcaatcgcTGACTATACCTGCTGATAAATGATAATCCTGCCGCTCTACACCTTTTGTTGTTTCAAGCTTTtgtttttttcagatttttttggCTAGCAGCGTTTGGTAGCTCATTAATTTGCGCCGGCTTCTTTATTTTAAACGTATATGCAAAATGGCGTATGTCACCCATGATAGTAAGCATCAACCCAGAGAACATGCCGCTCAACAAACTGCCCTTCCCTGCGATTACCATTTGCAATGTGAATCAAGCAAAAAAATCTGTTGCAGAACGAATAAAAAAGTCTGGGTAACGTGATCTAACTTCTAATCATTAAATATCCTAGCCcgccacgacttcgtccacgtgaatttaggtttttaaaaatcgcgtaagaactctttaatttttaaaattaaaaagttacctatcgcactttccaagtctttaactatacccgtgcaataAAACACgttgatccattgctccgttgcgacgttattaaaggacaaaccaacaaacaaacacacttatgcatttataaaatgaaaagtgatACTGCcctttatagggttccgttcctcaaaaggaaaaaaggaacccttatagaatcacttcgttgtctgtctgtcgtgtctatcaagaaacctatggctatagggtacttcccgttgacctagaatcatgaaatttggtaggtaggtaggtatttatagcacacataaggggaaacatccgaaaaccgtaaatttgtgcttacctacatcacaaaaaaaattaaaataaaaaactgaacaaatataattagaattttcaactgTCAAGTGTAAGAtgatataccaagtgggatatcatatgggGGGCtctacctatacattctaaaacacatatttatttatttattttacttacttttacatacataatagtttttgatttatatgggtcaactgtcatgtcaaaattacggttcccccatcgacataggaggtacctaataattcttattacatcacgaagtagtaagtacataaaatttCTTTGGGTTCACCAaggggttcacctttaaaatagggactaaaatcgtacttttgacatgaaaattgataCAAAGTTTAAAtgtcgcgtgaggagttaaattgtACGCGTATACATCACCTTACTCAAGAAGCTGGCAGCATTGATCCTTTTGATaaccaaactaattctttggacaAGATAGCCGCCATTTGATTTTGCTATTGGACATTCAAAAATCCGAAAGTtttgtcagagtgaactagtttTGTCGTTGCTTGACATCACTTCGATCTAATCTCTCGACCTAATTTTCTCCAATTgcaataactttaaaaacagTAGAAATTCGATAAACTTGGAAAGATTAAAGAATTTGTTGtgtaatcatattattttatcattgtcGAATCTCTTGAAAACCAATTTTAATTGATTACTTAACTTTTATATAACATAGATGTACCTACAGCTGAGTCATGATAATGAGAAAACTTcggaaggaaacctgcatggctgagagttctgtgataatgctctcaaagctgtaagaagtcagccaatccgcatttggtcagcgtggtagacaatgacCTAGCTACATTCTGAGAGCAGACTAGCGATGAGTtgagatgataatgatgatgatgatagtggtAGAAATCAATGTTACCAATTTTGTTCCTACACAATCtttaattaaactaaactaaattgataggtttaaaactaaagctttcTTTTCAGCAAAGAAGATGCTAGTGAAAAACACTATGCCTACTACCTATTTAGAGTTCTAAAATTTAGATCTTAGACTTTTTACCTAGAAATTTAGACAACAGAATTGGTACCTGtatctttaattattataatcatattTTTATCTTTGATCTTGAGAACCTCCTACTCTTATGGGTATTAAcatatacctacccatattattattgtgtaccTACGTTATGTTTTAAAGGAATTCAATTGACAAAAAGTTATTGGAAAGCTTATGTACAACTCAACCCGATGCCGATATTTTCGAGAATGAGATCGCTGAAAGTGCTAACTGGGACTACACACGCTCTTTCCTCATTAATGTATGTTTCATGTaacctattatactttatactttCTAGTGGACACTTTGCCTTAGAAATAGTTAAATGGCTTATGACCTAGTATAAGATAGTCGTCCGTCGATAAATCgaggtacttacaataaaattagtGTTTCTAGTTATCTTATTTGCCACGATTGAATTAGTAATTACCTCTTgactgaaataataaaattcagaCCATGAAACACAACTCGCGCGTCAATATTATCTTGACATGAAGTTCTCATTCCATCACAAGGAATGATTAAAAGTCTTGATAAAGTTTCTAAAGAAGGTGGCGAGAAGTATTTGGAGGAGGAAGGTTGACGACTGTGGACATCCGCAGACTGGAATGATAATGATGTTTTATCTATGTACATGATGGATTATTTTTACACCTAGGTACTAGATATCTTTATTGTGCAACTGCGAATACTACTTATTATGTTTTAGGTAACCCAACCTTGTAACGAAATGCTGTCGGTATGCCTTTGGAACTCCGCGCCAATGAGTTGCCAAGACTTGTTTAACGCACAACTTACAGATGAGGGCCTTTGCTGTACCTTTAATGTTGTACACCGAGAAAAAATGTTTCGGAACCCGTAAGTTAGGCTCTTACGATCCCATACGAATCCGAGAAAATTCTGATTTAGAAATGTCGGATTGAAACCGTACCTAATGTTAATGTATTTATTTCGTTTACAGAAAAGATCTCAATGACTTAAACTTTACATTTCCGTTACCAACAGTTGATTGGACTCCTGAAACTGGTTATCCTGATGACGTGCCTGATGATGGATTCCCATGGAAGCCTAAGGGTATCTTATCTAtttatgtacgcgacaggtcgggatggcaatcgaggagagaacgccccgcctcataccccgattgtcatctcaaccttaTTTATAGCTTTTTAAATATTGGTCAATAGTACCTACAAATATTAAGTGGTTTTAAACTTGAATCCTCCGGCTCCACGCAAAGGCAGATAAGACCTGTCCTACCTCTAGTGTTTTTAAACAGGCTAAGTCTCGTTTCGTCGCACCTTCACCTACTCGACCTCAATTTTGCTCGCTTCATTCAGGACCACCTTCGCaaacttctttttatcccggagaatcaaagagttcccgcgggatttttaaaaacttaaagatacgcggacgaagtcgcgggcatcatacaAGTATCAttatacaagtacctacctacctatctatgcaTTTTTAAGTATGAACTTTATTATCATTTAGTTATTTCCACGAAGAGTTTTGACCGGAATTTCAGTCAAAACCACTTTTGACCAGCATCGTTCGTCAACagtagtaggtatttcttttctttcttatttATTAAGTTATTCTTTCTTATTTGAACAGGTATTGGTACCGACCATGGCTTAACTTTGGTGTTAGACGCTAACCTCGAGGAATACTATTGTGCGTCCACGAAAAGCACTGGATTCAAGGTACTTATTTTGAGTTCTTTTCATTCAAATCCATCTCATATCCttgccaataataataatttttaaaaataaaagtctgATTCATTCAATAACTTATTCATCAATGCTCAGCCCAAACGCTTGGGCCTAAACTAAAATTTTGCACAAGactccctttataatgtagacaaggaataaagcCAGATTTTTCGGAATCTTTCGCTAGTAGTAGGTCGCTAGTTGGTAGTTATATTAGTGGTTTTTGGTAATAGACGGTTTTCCAAATCCAACACTAGGTAAATACATTTTAGGAGATCTTCAGTCAGGCTGGTCatggtttgatgatgatgatgatgatgatgatcactaGCCTGACCCACTATCCATCTGATCATTTCAATGTGTATGATCGCCAAACCTTACCCTTTTTAGATTCTTCTACACAATCCGACAGAAACACCTAATATAGCTAAACTAGGGGAAGTGTATGGGCCAGGAATGGAAGCCCGTGTGGCCATACAGCCGAGAATCCTCGACGC
Proteins encoded in this window:
- the LOC117985243 gene encoding pickpocket protein 28-like, translated to MIKEYKTRNKKMAPVDIEKQNYWAQSTNPWYDWNTNKPTSRSKSEEKPFRQIPFFQSFRQDLREYLLTSTLHGLRYVGEKRLTWFERFFWLAAFGSSLICAGFFILNVYAKWRMSPMIVSINPENMPLNKLPFPAITICNVNQAKKSVAERIKKSGNSIDKKLLESLCTTQPDADIFENEIAESANWDYTRSFLINVTQPCNEMLSVCLWNSAPMSCQDLFNAQLTDEGLCCTFNVVHREKMFRNPKDLNDLNFTFPLPTVDWTPETGYPDDVPDDGFPWKPKGIGTDHGLTLVLDANLEEYYCASTKSTGFKILLHNPTETPNIAKLGEVYGPGMEARVAIQPRILDAQPSLKYIDVNKRLCLFSSEKELVFYRTYTLRNCEMECESRNVLDICKCVLYYMPKNKTTRVCGKADAKCYSNLKNYVPLGLERGCDECLPACTEISYSERPSGAPLNKALVSRYTKSISLAQNRSAEYFTDNMLIIHFYFEDNSFMRFTKGEIFGLTEFLSNTGGLLGLCMGFSMMSAVELLYYLTLRALCVTRQRKTVQPFVK